The proteins below are encoded in one region of Corvus hawaiiensis isolate bCorHaw1 chromosome 3, bCorHaw1.pri.cur, whole genome shotgun sequence:
- the GAREM2 gene encoding GRB2-associated and regulator of MAPK protein 2 has translation MEKLAAGLARLRWSPAALPLDAIVSQCRLPTLVCLGQGERVEGVTAQDVLLVHSCRQWTTVTAHSLEEGHYVIGPKIDIPLQYPGKFKLLDQDRDLREPVQYFNSVEEVASIFPDRIFVMEAITFSVKVVSGEFSEDSEVYNFTLNAGDELTLMGQAEILCAKTVKEKSRFNTLLRKLGKAAPAAGARQVKGKMPCLICMNHRTNESLSLPFQCKGRFSTRSPLELRLQEGEHTIRSIIEKVRLPVNVAVPSRPARNPYDLHAIREGHCYKLVSIISKTVVLCCILRREELVPFHFLLLTDMPRFQLPEGLLAGDPQLEKLLRDSAAYCHDRFNPDEYSRAVREAKPDFLEECASPRRLRLCLPACARDELSQPLQRLSLCACGSGGPREPPARCQGPRGVGGGAPRPPLPDFPDPDREYMTPDWAEPEFRTQEPLEIPYEELWSNPSPEGCCELGGTGGRPDLVSFGAVTPRSSPHRPGDEPRGDTPPPVPPKSEAVKEECRLLNAPPVPPRGSRPPAPCSPPAPLRCPKLAPAPSPSPSLSYYSSGLHDGSAPRSGSGSPSPDAYSLYCYPCTWADCKAAEPPGRPLPPAQPAPSSWSDPWAFPEPGAGAGSGCSTPLLGAEPPLKPFRSCPRLKPPHPQKRFAPFGALNPFAGPAEWPESPEWPKAPSAPAAPSSSSSPEPFAPAEEPAAPPRPPKGLDGDGIVIRGAAPLSPAVLRGAEGVTRLYLAQGVIEVPPAARADGGAPPAAPRPSGDSPAWLPPADLSALSLEEVSKCLRFIGLSEDVVSFFARERIDGSIFVQLSEEILADDFRLTKLQVKKIMQFIKGWRPKI, from the exons ATGGAGAAGCTCGCGGCGGGGCTGGCCCGGCTCCGCTGGAGCCCCGCGGCGCTGCCCCTCGACGCCATCGTCAGCCAGTGCCGCCTGCCCACCCTCGTCTGCCTCGGGCAGG GTGAGCGCGTGGAGGGGGTGACAGCCCAGGACGTGCTGCTGGTCCACTCGTGCCGGCAGTGGACGACGGTGACAGCCCACAGCCTGGAGGAGGGACACTACGTCATCGGGCCCAAAATCGACATCCCGCTCCAGTACCCAg GGAAGTTCAAGCTGCTGGACCAGGACCGGGACCTCCGCGAGCCCGTGCAGTACTTCAACAGCGTGGAGGAGGTGGCCAGCATCTTCCCAGACCGCATCTTTGTCATGGAGGCCATCACCTTCAGCGTGAAG GTGGTGTCGGGGGAGTTCAGCGAGGACAGCGAGGTTTACAACTTCACGCTGAACGCGGGGGACGAGCTGACGCTGATGGGGCAAGCGGAGATCCTGTGCGCCAAGACGGTGAAGGAGAAGTCGCGCTTCAACACCCTCCTGCGCAAGCTGGGCAAGGCGGcgccggcggcgggggcgcggcaGGTGAAGGGCAAGATGCCGTGCCTGATCTGCATGAACCACCGCACCAACgagagcctgagcctgcccttcCAGTGCAAGGGCCGCTTCAGCACGCGCAGCCCGCTGGAGCTGCGGCTGCAGGAGGGCGAGCACACCATCCGCAGCATCATCGAGAAGGTGCGGCTGCCCGTGAACGTGGCCGTGCCCAGCCGGCCCGCCCGCAACCCCTACGACCTGCACGCCATCCGCGAGGGCCACTGCTACAAGCTGGTCAGCATCATCTCCAAGACGGTGGTGCTGTGCTGCATCCTGCGCCGGGAGGAGCTGGTGCCCTTCCACTTCCTGCTGCTCACCGACATGCCCCGCTTCCAGCTGCCCGAGGGGCTGCTGGCCGGGGACCCgcagctggagaagctgctgcgGGACAGCGCCGCGTATTGCCACGACCGCTTCAACCCCGACGAGTACTCGCGGGCCGTGCGCGAGGCCAAGCCGGACTTCCTGGAGGAATGCGCGAGCCCGCGGCGCCTGCGGCTCTGCCTGCCCGCCTGCGCCCGCGACGAGCTCAGCCAGCCCCTGCAGCGCCTCTCCCTCTGTGCCTGCGGCTCCGGGGGTCCCCGGGAGCCCCCCGCCCGCTGCCAGGGACCGCGGGGCGTCGGCGGGggcgccccgcgcccgccgctgCCCGACTTCCCCGACCCCGACCGGGAGTACATGACGCCCGACTGGGCCGAGCCCGAGTTCAGGACTCAGGAGCCGCTGGAGATTCCCTACGAGGAGCTCTGGAGCAATCCCAGCCCCGAGGGCTGCTGCGAGCTGGGCGGCACCGGCGGCCGGCCGGACCTCGTGTCCTTCGGGGCTGTCACCCCGCGGAGCTCCCCGCACCGCCCCGGGGACGAGCCCCGCGGGGACACCCcaccccctgtgccacccaAATCGGAGGCG GTGAAGGAGGAGTGCCGGCTGCTGAACGCGCCCCCGGTGCCGCCCCGGGGCagccgccccccggccccctgcagccccccggcccccctGCGCTGCCCGAAGCTGGCGCCCGCGCCCTcgcccagccccagcctctcGTACTACTCCTCGGGGCTCCACGACGG GTCGGCCCCGCGGAGCGGCAGCGGCTCGCCCTCGCCCGACGCCTACTCGCTGTACTGCTACCCCTGCACCTGGGCCGACTGCAAGGCGGCGGAGCCCCCCGGGCGGCCGCTGCCCCCCGCCCAGCCCGCGCCCAGCTCCTGGTCCGACCCCTGGGCGTTCCCCGAGCCGGGCGCCGGGGCGGGCAGCGGCTGCTCCACGCCGCTGCTGGGGGCCGAGCCCCCCCTGAAGCCCTTCCGCAGCTGCCCCCGCCTCAAGCCCCCGCACCCCCAAAAGCGCTTTGCCCCCTTCGGGGCGCTCAACCCCTTCGCCGGCCCGGCCGAGTGGCCGGAGAGCCCCGAGTGGCCCAAAGCGCCTTCGGCCCCGGccgccccctcctcctcctcctcgccggAACCCTTCGCCCCCGCCGAGGAGCCGGCGGCCCCCCCTCGGCCCCCCAAGGGCTTGGACGGGGACGGCATCGTCATCCGGGGGGcggccccgctgtcccccgcCGTCCTGCGCGGGGCCGAGGGCGTCACCCGCCTGTACCTGGCCCAGGGTGTCATCGAGGTGCCGCCGGCGGCGCGGGCGGACGGGggggccccgccggccgccccccggcccAGCGGGGACAGCCCGGCCTGGCTGCCCCCCGCCGACCTCTCGGCGCTGTCGCTGGAGGAGGTGTCCAAGTGCCTGCGCTTCATCGGCCTCTCCGAGGACGTCGTGAGCTTCTTCGCCCGCGAGCGCATCGACGGCAGCATCTTCGTGCAGCTCAGCGAGGAGATCCTGGCCGACGACTTCCGCCTCACCAAGCTCCAGGTGAAGAAGATCATGCAGTTCATCAAGGGCTGGCGCCCCAAGATCTAG